Proteins encoded within one genomic window of Spiribacter curvatus:
- the lepA gene encoding translation elongation factor 4, which translates to MDQIRNFSIIAHIDHGKSTLADRLIERSAHYQSRKSSEQMLDSMDLERERGITIKAQSVSLDYTAADGRTYQLNFIDTPGHVDFSYEVSRSLYACEGALLLVDASQGVEAQSVANCYTAVEQNLEVIPVLNKIDLPSAEPEQVIQQIEEIIGLDGSEVVPISAKTGVGIDDLLEALVAHVPAPQGDPDGPLKALIIDSWFDNYLGVVCLVRIFDGVLRKGDRIRVMSTGREFQADNLGIFTPQRMAWDTLEAGRVGFVVAGIKDIDGAPVGDTLTHARQRTENPVPGFKRVQPRVFAGVFPTSSDEYEAFRDALGKLRLNDAALHYEPENSEALGFGFRCGFLGMLHMEIIQERLEREYGLDLITTAPTVVHEVVDKEGETFLIHNPSELPPINDVEEIREPIIHASILVPQEYIGAVIKLCEEKRGVQKGMQYVGNQMSLEYEMPMGEVVLDFFDRLKSASRGYASFDYEFRRFQTERLVKLDVRVNGDKVDALSVIVHRDQAEFRGRELTEKLKEIIPRQMFEVAIQAAVGSKIIARSTVKALRKNVTAKCYGGDITRKRKLLEKQKQGKRRMKQVGRVEIPQDAFLAVLQVDHDK; encoded by the coding sequence ATGGACCAGATCAGAAATTTCTCCATCATCGCGCACATCGATCACGGCAAATCGACGCTTGCGGACCGGCTGATTGAGCGTTCGGCGCACTACCAGTCCCGGAAATCCAGCGAACAGATGCTCGATTCCATGGATCTTGAGCGTGAGCGGGGTATCACGATCAAGGCGCAGAGTGTGTCGCTCGATTACACGGCCGCCGATGGTCGGACCTACCAGCTCAACTTCATCGACACCCCGGGGCATGTGGACTTCTCCTACGAGGTCAGCCGTTCGCTCTATGCCTGCGAAGGGGCGCTCCTGCTCGTTGATGCCTCGCAGGGTGTGGAGGCTCAGAGCGTTGCCAACTGCTACACAGCGGTCGAACAGAACCTTGAAGTGATCCCGGTGCTGAACAAGATCGATCTGCCCTCCGCCGAGCCGGAGCAGGTGATCCAGCAGATCGAGGAGATTATCGGTCTGGATGGATCGGAGGTCGTGCCGATCAGTGCCAAGACCGGCGTTGGTATCGATGATCTGCTTGAGGCGCTGGTCGCCCATGTGCCGGCCCCGCAGGGCGATCCGGACGGGCCGCTTAAAGCGCTGATCATCGACTCCTGGTTTGACAATTATCTGGGTGTCGTCTGTCTGGTCCGGATTTTCGACGGTGTGTTGCGTAAAGGAGACCGGATTCGCGTCATGTCCACGGGGCGGGAATTCCAGGCGGATAATCTCGGCATTTTTACGCCCCAGCGGATGGCGTGGGATACGCTCGAGGCCGGTCGGGTTGGCTTTGTGGTCGCCGGCATCAAGGACATCGATGGCGCACCGGTCGGTGACACCCTCACCCACGCCAGGCAGCGGACTGAAAACCCGGTGCCGGGTTTCAAGCGCGTCCAGCCCCGGGTCTTCGCGGGCGTCTTCCCCACGAGCTCGGATGAGTATGAGGCGTTTCGTGATGCCCTCGGCAAACTGCGTCTCAACGATGCCGCGCTCCATTATGAGCCGGAGAACTCCGAAGCGCTCGGGTTCGGCTTCCGCTGCGGCTTTCTGGGGATGCTCCACATGGAGATCATCCAGGAGCGGCTGGAGCGGGAGTATGGCCTCGATCTGATCACAACGGCCCCGACGGTGGTGCACGAGGTGGTCGACAAGGAGGGTGAGACGTTCTTGATCCATAACCCCTCCGAACTGCCGCCGATCAATGATGTTGAAGAGATCCGCGAGCCCATCATCCACGCGAGTATTCTAGTGCCCCAGGAATACATTGGGGCGGTGATCAAACTCTGTGAGGAAAAACGGGGCGTACAGAAGGGGATGCAGTACGTCGGCAATCAGATGTCGCTCGAATACGAGATGCCCATGGGCGAGGTGGTGCTTGATTTCTTCGACCGGCTTAAATCCGCATCCCGCGGCTATGCTTCCTTCGATTACGAATTCCGTCGCTTCCAGACCGAACGGCTCGTCAAGCTGGATGTCCGGGTCAATGGTGACAAGGTCGACGCCCTGTCGGTGATCGTCCATCGCGATCAGGCGGAGTTTCGTGGGCGAGAGCTCACCGAGAAGCTCAAAGAAATCATTCCGCGACAGATGTTCGAGGTGGCGATCCAGGCCGCGGTTGGTTCCAAGATCATCGCACGCTCCACCGTCAAGGCGCTGCGTAAGAATGTGACGGCGAAATGCTACGGCGGGGATATCACCCGAAAGCGCAAGCTTTTGGAGAAACAAAAACAGGGCAAACGCCGCATGAAGCAGGTCGGTCGGGTCGAGATCCCGCAGGACGCATTCCTTGCGGTCCTGCAGGTCGATCACGACAAATGA